In a genomic window of Nitrospirota bacterium:
- a CDS encoding pilus assembly protein PilP codes for MQGILRIAMPLAIVLFAGCSEPAKAPTPVGGSQPVKKQAIASAPITTTEAPKPVENAPPVYSYNPAGRRDPFAPIIEKELTKKAASSERPPLERYNISEFKLSGIIWGGFGYNAMLEGPDGKGYFVRVGTILGPNRGTVKKITQYSLVIEEKYKTYTGETERKEIIMELRKKQEAMP; via the coding sequence ATGCAGGGCATCCTCCGGATCGCCATGCCGCTCGCAATCGTTCTGTTCGCGGGATGCTCCGAACCGGCGAAGGCGCCCACGCCTGTTGGCGGGAGCCAGCCGGTCAAGAAACAGGCGATCGCCTCCGCGCCGATCACGACGACGGAAGCGCCGAAGCCCGTGGAAAATGCCCCTCCGGTTTACAGCTACAATCCGGCCGGCCGGCGCGATCCCTTCGCTCCCATCATCGAGAAGGAGCTCACGAAAAAGGCTGCCAGCAGCGAGAGGCCTCCCTTGGAGCGCTATAACATATCCGAGTTCAAACTAAGCGGGATCATATGGGGCGGCTTCGGGTACAACGCGATGCTCGAGGGGCCTGACGGTAAAGGGTATTTTGTCCGGGTCGGCACGATCCTGGGGCCGAACCGGGGTACCGTCAAGAAGATCACGCAGTACTCGCTCGTGATTGAGGAAAAATACAAGACCTATACCGGCGAAACGGAGCGCAAGGAAATTATAATGGAACTCCGGAAAAAACAGGAGGCGATGCCATGA
- the pilO gene encoding type 4a pilus biogenesis protein PilO, which translates to MTPLLAKITTQIQKIPTKTRIYAFVAFLLVLGVLFIYFYHIPMTDQIKQLEKDVAGLQVTIRANDDKIRKLAELRAEVKGLEARLKLLTEQLPPGSEVSGLLVQIQNLVNQSGLSLKLWRPDRRRAHPSGLYEEIPITMDLVGSYHDVALFFDRVSKLTRIVNMLNLRMGGASRNKAGAMDIHISCMAMTFAAVEKKPDVPNVPKKAN; encoded by the coding sequence ATGACGCCGCTTCTCGCTAAAATAACGACGCAAATCCAGAAGATCCCGACGAAAACCAGGATTTACGCGTTTGTCGCATTCCTCCTTGTCCTCGGCGTCCTCTTCATCTATTTCTACCATATCCCCATGACCGACCAGATCAAGCAGCTCGAGAAGGATGTGGCAGGCCTCCAGGTGACCATCCGGGCCAATGACGACAAGATCAGGAAACTGGCCGAACTCAGGGCGGAGGTCAAGGGGCTGGAGGCACGCCTCAAACTGCTTACCGAGCAGCTCCCGCCAGGCTCTGAAGTGTCCGGCCTTCTCGTGCAGATCCAGAACCTTGTGAACCAGTCCGGGCTTTCGTTGAAGCTGTGGAGGCCTGACCGTCGGCGGGCGCATCCGAGCGGCCTGTACGAAGAAATCCCCATTACCATGGACCTCGTCGGCAGCTACCATGATGTGGCGCTCTTCTTTGACCGTGTCAGCAAGTTGACGCGGATCGTGAATATGCTGAATCTCAGAATGGGCGGGGCGTCCCGGAACAAGGCCGGCGCCATGGACATCCATATCAGCTGTATGGCCATGACGTTCGCCGCAGTGGAGAAAAAGCCTGATGTACCCAATGTACCCAAAAAAGCCAATTAG
- a CDS encoding PilN domain-containing protein, with protein SSLSENNGQISIDGTAFTNNDVVHFVDNLKADPSISDVFLQETAQISQEGVELYRYKLQFIFKGVS; from the coding sequence TCCTCCCTCTCGGAAAACAACGGGCAGATCAGTATCGACGGTACGGCGTTCACGAACAATGACGTCGTTCATTTTGTCGACAACCTCAAGGCCGATCCCTCTATATCGGATGTCTTCCTGCAGGAGACGGCCCAGATTTCCCAGGAAGGCGTGGAGCTGTATCGCTACAAACTGCAGTTTATCTTCAAGGGAGTCTCATGA